The following proteins are co-located in the Branchiostoma lanceolatum isolate klBraLanc5 chromosome 16, klBraLanc5.hap2, whole genome shotgun sequence genome:
- the LOC136422078 gene encoding synaptotagmin-7-like isoform X6 produces MDIVWSWFERPPGKALVRGNVQPNADGDEDSAENGTSLKAYEDEGSDSNEDAVSEPSANLGRIQFSMSYDFDTMTLVLHIKRAVELPAKDFSGTSDPFVKICLLPDKKNKMETKVKRRNLNPHWNETFQFEGFPYDKLQHRVLYLQVFDYDRFSRNDPIGEVHLPLCEVDLTESPTFWKDLRPCPNSNDNLGELLVSLCYQPTAQRITIVVMKARHLKAMDITGTSDPYVKIWLVYREKKIEKKKTSCKKRCLNPVFNESFIFDIPMDKMKETSFIISVMDKDTLKKNDVIGKVCLAPRSGPLETKHWKEMISKPRQPVAMWHGLKK; encoded by the exons ATGGATATCGTTTGGTCGTG GTTTGAGCGCCCCCCGGGAAAGGCGTTGGTACGCGGCAACGTGCAGCCGAACGCAGACGGAGACGAGGACTCGGCGGAAAACGGGACGTCGCTCAAG GCGTATGAAGACGAAGGCAGTGACAGTAACGAGGACGCGGTGAGCGAGCCGTCAGCGAACCTGGGTAGGATCCAGTTCAGCATGTCCTATGACTTCGACACCATGACCCTGGTACTCCACATCAAGAGAGCCGTGGAACTGCCAGCAAAG GACTTCAGTGGCACGAGCGATCCCTTCGTGAAAATCTGCCTCTTGCCCGACAAGAAGAACAAGATGGAGACCAAAGTGAAGAGACGGAACCTGAACCCTCACTGGAACGAGACATTTCAGTTTGAAG GTTTTCCGTACGACAAGCTCCAGCACAGAGTGTTGTACCTGCAGGTGTTTGACTACGACCGCTTCAGTAGAAATGATCCTATAGGGGAGGTTCATTTACCGCTGTGTGAGGTGGACCTGACAGAGTCACCCACATTCTGGAAGGACCTCAGACCATGCCCCAACTCTAAT GATAACCTGGGGGAGCTGCTGGTATCACTGTGCTACCAGCCCACGGCCCAGCGCATCACCATCGTAGTGATGAAGGCCAGACATCTCAAAGCTATGGACATCACGGGAACATCAG ATCCCTATGTGAAGATCTGGCTAGTCTACAGAGAAAAGAAGatagagaagaagaagacgtcTTGTAAGAAGCGCTGCTTGAATCCTGTCTTTAACGAGTCCTTCATCTTTGACATCCCCATGGACAAGATGAAGGAAACCAGCTTCATCATCTCAGTCATGGACAAGGACACGCTCAAGAAAAATGATGTCATAGGAAAG GTATGCCTGGCTCCCCGTAGTGGCCCTCTGGAGACCAAACACTGGAAGGAGATGATCTCCAAGCCAAGACAACCTGTGGCCATGTGGCACGGTCTCAAGAAATAG
- the LOC136422078 gene encoding synaptotagmin-7-like isoform X5, whose amino-acid sequence MDIVWSWFERPPGKALVRGNVQPNADGDEDSAENGTSLKVQPFSLHNLSASSMPSLSLRLSPSVGGSLSSGLFCAVPVSVLPSLIAEEAYEDEGSDSNEDAVSEPSANLGRIQFSMSYDFDTMTLVLHIKRAVELPAKDFSGTSDPFVKICLLPDKKNKMETKVKRRNLNPHWNETFQFEGFPYDKLQHRVLYLQVFDYDRFSRNDPIGEVHLPLCEVDLTESPTFWKDLRPCPNSNDNLGELLVSLCYQPTAQRITIVVMKARHLKAMDITGTSDPYVKIWLVYREKKIEKKKTSCKKRCLNPVFNESFIFDIPMDKMKETSFIISVMDKDTLKKNDVIGKVCLAPRSGPLETKHWKEMISKPRQPVAMWHGLKK is encoded by the exons ATGGATATCGTTTGGTCGTG GTTTGAGCGCCCCCCGGGAAAGGCGTTGGTACGCGGCAACGTGCAGCCGAACGCAGACGGAGACGAGGACTCGGCGGAAAACGGGACGTCGCTCAAGGTCCAGCCCTTCTCCCTGCACAACCTGTCCGCTTCCTCCATGCCGTCGCTCAGTCTCCGACTCTCTCCTTCAGTAGGTGGTTCTCTGTCTTCTGGTCTGTTCTGTGCTGTGCCAGTCAGTGTGCTGCCTAGTTTGATTGCTGAGGAG GCGTATGAAGACGAAGGCAGTGACAGTAACGAGGACGCGGTGAGCGAGCCGTCAGCGAACCTGGGTAGGATCCAGTTCAGCATGTCCTATGACTTCGACACCATGACCCTGGTACTCCACATCAAGAGAGCCGTGGAACTGCCAGCAAAG GACTTCAGTGGCACGAGCGATCCCTTCGTGAAAATCTGCCTCTTGCCCGACAAGAAGAACAAGATGGAGACCAAAGTGAAGAGACGGAACCTGAACCCTCACTGGAACGAGACATTTCAGTTTGAAG GTTTTCCGTACGACAAGCTCCAGCACAGAGTGTTGTACCTGCAGGTGTTTGACTACGACCGCTTCAGTAGAAATGATCCTATAGGGGAGGTTCATTTACCGCTGTGTGAGGTGGACCTGACAGAGTCACCCACATTCTGGAAGGACCTCAGACCATGCCCCAACTCTAAT GATAACCTGGGGGAGCTGCTGGTATCACTGTGCTACCAGCCCACGGCCCAGCGCATCACCATCGTAGTGATGAAGGCCAGACATCTCAAAGCTATGGACATCACGGGAACATCAG ATCCCTATGTGAAGATCTGGCTAGTCTACAGAGAAAAGAAGatagagaagaagaagacgtcTTGTAAGAAGCGCTGCTTGAATCCTGTCTTTAACGAGTCCTTCATCTTTGACATCCCCATGGACAAGATGAAGGAAACCAGCTTCATCATCTCAGTCATGGACAAGGACACGCTCAAGAAAAATGATGTCATAGGAAAG GTATGCCTGGCTCCCCGTAGTGGCCCTCTGGAGACCAAACACTGGAAGGAGATGATCTCCAAGCCAAGACAACCTGTGGCCATGTGGCACGGTCTCAAGAAATAG